From Kogia breviceps isolate mKogBre1 chromosome 2, mKogBre1 haplotype 1, whole genome shotgun sequence, one genomic window encodes:
- the EGR2 gene encoding E3 SUMO-protein ligase EGR2 isoform X2: protein MNGVAGDGMINIDMTGEKRSLDLPYPSSFAPVSAPRNQTFTYMGKFSIDPQYPGASCYPEGIINIVSAGILQGVTSPASTTASSSVTSASPNPLATGPLGVCTMSQTQPDLDHLYSPPPPPPYSGCAGDLYQDPSAFLSAATTSTSSSLAYPPPPSYPSPKPATDPGLFPMIPDYPGFFPSQCQRDLHGAAGPDRKPFPCPLDSLRVPPPLTPLSTIRNFTLGGPSAGAAGPGASGGSEGPRLPGSSSAAAAAAAYNPHHLPLRPILRPRKYPNRPSKTPVHERPYPCPAEGCDRRFSRSDELTRHIRIHTGHKPFQCRICMRNFSRSDHLTTHIRTHTGEKPFACDYCGRKFARSDERKRHTKIHLRQKERKSSAPSSSVPAASTTSCTGGTQAGGTLCGSNSSTVGGGSLGPCSSRNRTP from the coding sequence atGGCATGATCAACATTGACATGACTGGAGAGAAGAGGTCCTTGGATCTCCCATATCCCAGCAGCTTTGCTCCCGTCTCTGCACCCCGAAACCAGACCTTCACTTACATGGGCAAGTTCTCCATCGACCCCCAGTACCCTGGTGCTAGCTGCTACCCAGAAGGCATCATCAACATTGTGAGTGCAGGCATCCTGCAAGGGGTCACCTCCCCAGCTTCCACCACAGCCTCATCCAGCGTCACCTCTGCCTCCCCCAACCCACTGGCCACTGGACCCTTGGGTGTGTGCACTATGTCCCAGACCCAGCCTGACTTGGACCACCTCTACTCCCCACCGCCGCCTCCTCCTTATTCTGGCTGTGCAGGAGACCTCTACCAGGACCCCTCAGCGTTCCTGTCGGCAGCCAcaacctccacctcctcctctctgGCCTACCCACCACCTCCTTCCTACCCGTCCCCCAAGCCAGCCACGGACCCAGGTCTCTTCCCCATGATCCCAGACTATCCTGGATTTTTCCCATCACAGTGCCAGAGAGACCTACATGGTGCAGCTGGCCCAGACCGCaagccctttccctgccccctggACTCCCTGCGAGTTCCCCCTCCACTCACTCCACTTTCCACCATCCGCAACTTTACCCTGGGAGGGCCCAGTGCTGGTGCCGCAGGGCCAGGGGCCAGTGGAGGCAGCGAGGGACCCCGGCTACCTGGCAGCAGCTCCGCAGCTGCCGCTGCCGCTGCCTATAACCCACACCATCTGCCGCTGCGGCCCATTTTGAGGCCTCGAAAGTACCCCAACAGGCCTAGCAAGACCCCAGTGCATGAGAGGCCCTACCCGTGCCCAGCAGAAGGCTGTGACCGGCGCTTCTCCCGCTCTGACGAGCTAACACGGCACATCCGAATCCACACGGGGCACAAGCCCTTCCAGTGTCGGATCTGCATGCGCAACTTCAGCCGCAGTGATCACCTCACTACCCACATCCGCACCCACACTGGCGAGAAGCCCTTTGCCTGTGATTACTGTGGCCGCAAGTTTGCCCGGAGTGATGAGAGGAAGCGCCACACCAAGATCCACCTGAGGCAGAAGGAACGCAAGAGCAGTGCCCCCTCCTCGTCGGTGCCGGCCGCCTCCACCACCTCCTGCACTGGGGGCACACAGGCTGGGGGGACCCTGTGCGGCAGCAACAGCAGCACTGTTGGTGGAGGGTCCCTCGGCCCTTGCTCATCTCGGAACCGGACACCTTGA
- the ADO gene encoding 2-aminoethanethiol dioxygenase: MPRDNMASLIQRIARQACLTFRGSGGSRSCSDRGEAPGPEAPMSQGFPENLSKLKSLLTQVRAEDLNISPRKATLQPLRPNLPPVTYMHICETDGFSLGVFLLKSGTSIPLHDHPGMHGILKVLYGTVRISCMDKLEVGSGQRPRAPPPEQQFEPPLQPGERDAVRPGVLRSRAEYTAASGPCVLTPHRDNLHQIDAVEGPAAFLDILAPPYDPDDGRDCHYYRVLEPVRAREASGSACDLPREVWLLETPQADDFWCEGEPYPGPKVFP; this comes from the coding sequence ATGCCCCGAGACAACATGGCCTCCCTGATCCAACGGATCGCCCGTCAGGCGTGCCTCACCTTCCGGGGCAGCGGGGGCAGTCGCAGCTGTTCCGACCGCGGCGAGGCGCCAGGCCCCGAGGCGCCGATGTCGCAGGGCTTCCCGGAGAACCTGAGCAAGCTGAAGAGCCTGCTGACCCAGGTCCGCGCGGAGGACCTGAACATTTCCCCGCGCAAGGCCACCCTGCAGCCGCTGAGGCCCAACCTGCCGCCAGTCACCTATATGCACATCTGCGAGACAGACGGCTTCAGCCTCGGCGTGTTCCTGCTGAAGAGCGGCACCTCCATCCCGCTGCACGACCACCCAGGCATGCACGGCATCCTCAAGGTGCTCTACGGCACCGTGCGCATCAGCTGCATGGACAAGCTGGAGGTGGGCAGCGGGCAACGGCCGCGGGCCCCGCCACCAGAGCAGCAGTTCGAGCCGCCGCTGCAGCCGGGGGAGCGGGACGCGGTAAGGCCGGGTGTGCTGCGCTCGCGGGCGGAGTACACGGCGGCCAGCGGCCCCTGCGTCCTCACGCCGCACCGGGACAACCTGCACCAGATCGACGCTGTGGAGGGGCCCGCCGCCTTCCTGGACATCCTGGCCCCGCCCTACGACCCCGACGACGGCCGGGACTGCCACTATTACCGGGTGCTGGAGCCTGTCAGGGCCAGGGAGGCCTCCGGCTCGGCCTGTGACCTGCCCCGAGAGGTGTGGCTCCTGGAGACCCCGCAGGCCGATGACTTCTGGTGCGAGGGGGAGCCCTATCCAGGTCCCAAGGTCTTCCCTTGA